One genomic window of Paenibacillus xylanilyticus includes the following:
- the proB gene encoding glutamate 5-kinase, which produces MSSRIVVKIGSSSLTTEEGGLDRSSISFYASEIASLYEQGHEVLLVTSGAVAAGFREIGYPQRPKMLYEKQAAAAVGQALLMQAYQQAFAAHRVTTAQILLTRTDFHSRKRMGNAGMTVEELLRQRVIPIFNENDTVSVDELKFGDNDLLSALVANLVKAQHLVILTDTNGLYTADPRKDPSAVRYDRIPEITEEIYAYAGGSGSSVGTGGMRSKVDAAKVATRGGVPVFVGSVKEPGDLQNAVEGCGKGTYFETRLAALSRKKQWLGFMSTPLGTVVVDAGAEEALVHGGHSLLPVGVKRVLGTFHAGDVVEVMGMDETLLGRGIVNYDDDQLRLIAGLPSGEVMKTLNAIHRLEVIHRDEWITLK; this is translated from the coding sequence TTCCATATCATTTTACGCCAGTGAGATCGCTTCGCTCTATGAACAGGGCCATGAAGTTCTCCTGGTCACTTCCGGAGCCGTTGCTGCCGGATTCCGTGAAATTGGTTACCCTCAGCGTCCCAAAATGCTGTATGAGAAGCAAGCGGCTGCCGCAGTAGGTCAGGCATTGTTGATGCAGGCATATCAACAGGCTTTTGCAGCGCACCGCGTTACTACAGCACAAATTTTGCTAACCAGAACCGATTTTCACAGTCGGAAACGGATGGGAAATGCAGGCATGACCGTGGAAGAGCTGCTCAGACAACGCGTCATTCCCATTTTCAACGAGAATGATACGGTTTCAGTAGACGAGTTGAAATTCGGAGATAACGATCTGCTCTCTGCGCTCGTTGCCAATTTGGTAAAAGCCCAGCATCTTGTTATTCTCACGGATACCAACGGACTCTATACGGCAGACCCCCGCAAGGATCCAAGTGCTGTTCGTTATGATCGAATCCCTGAAATTACAGAAGAAATCTATGCGTATGCCGGTGGTTCAGGTTCATCGGTCGGTACAGGTGGCATGCGGTCCAAAGTCGATGCAGCCAAAGTGGCAACACGCGGAGGCGTCCCTGTCTTTGTGGGCAGCGTCAAGGAACCCGGCGACTTGCAAAACGCGGTGGAGGGCTGCGGCAAGGGGACCTATTTCGAAACTCGTCTGGCCGCACTCTCGCGCAAGAAACAATGGTTAGGCTTCATGTCAACTCCTCTCGGTACAGTTGTCGTGGATGCTGGTGCCGAAGAAGCTCTTGTTCACGGCGGTCATAGTTTGCTGCCTGTAGGCGTCAAACGTGTGCTTGGCACATTCCACGCAGGTGACGTTGTCGAGGTCATGGGTATGGACGAAACACTACTTGGCCGAGGCATTGTCAATTATGATGATGATCAGCTTCGCCTTATCGCAGGTTTGCCAAGTGGAGAAGTCATGAAAACCCTGAATGCCATCCACCGGCTTGAGGTCATCCAT